Proteins encoded in a region of the Streptococcus sanguinis genome:
- a CDS encoding helix-turn-helix domain-containing protein, with translation MKLADKLFELRKEKGWSQEKLAEQINVSRQSISKWESGQALPELEKIVELSKIFQVTTDYLLLEESDKPEINPVLSEDEKDRYYKEVKSYGFWQVLYIFISALAIFLFFAGSSFPATFTALVWLTFFLLIASAIAINNALKIKKKYLDKVIGLDDSEKEGAKDETKN, from the coding sequence ATGAAACTCGCTGATAAATTATTTGAACTAAGAAAAGAAAAAGGCTGGTCACAAGAAAAACTAGCTGAACAAATCAATGTCTCTCGCCAGAGCATTTCCAAGTGGGAATCTGGCCAAGCACTGCCAGAGCTGGAAAAAATTGTAGAGCTGAGCAAGATTTTCCAGGTGACGACAGATTATCTGCTTTTAGAAGAAAGCGACAAACCAGAAATAAACCCCGTCCTCTCAGAAGACGAAAAAGATCGCTACTATAAGGAAGTGAAATCTTATGGCTTTTGGCAGGTTCTGTATATTTTTATATCTGCCCTAGCTATCTTTCTCTTCTTTGCAGGTTCTAGCTTTCCAGCAACATTCACTGCCCTAGTCTGGTTGACCTTCTTCCTCTTAATCGCATCAGCAATAGCTATTAACAATGCGCTAAAGATTAAGAAAAAGTACTTGGACAAGGTGATTGGCCTTGATGATTCTGAGAAAGAAGGTGCTAAAGATGAAACTAAAAACTGA
- a CDS encoding helix-turn-helix domain-containing protein, giving the protein MRWDYGKIYKEIRKSKGLTQEEICGDFLARSTLARIESGQVVPKFDTMIFLLRQIDMTLEEFKYICDYYQPSQRQKILNSLYNQGETIVGTKGLLQLKRECEAYLCKHSDIPIKHALDIINITIHLRQNGISETKEINATTNKIWAYLEKQDTWYESDFRLLSTILYFFPLENIKQFTQKILNSIKKYQSFRYGNNVQIGLLVNLSTIYLYNGLKRECAEITKYIYDLSKKEKRYDSLGLSQIRLGICKNDNELIKKGIALLQLADEKELVKSLKEEIEKYR; this is encoded by the coding sequence ATGCGCTGGGATTATGGAAAAATCTATAAAGAAATTAGAAAATCAAAAGGGCTGACTCAAGAAGAAATTTGTGGGGATTTTTTAGCTCGCTCAACTTTGGCACGAATTGAAAGTGGACAAGTCGTGCCAAAGTTCGATACCATGATTTTTTTACTTCGCCAGATAGATATGACACTAGAAGAATTTAAATACATTTGTGATTATTATCAACCTAGTCAGAGACAGAAAATTTTAAATTCTCTTTATAACCAAGGTGAGACTATTGTAGGGACGAAAGGTTTGTTACAATTAAAGAGAGAATGCGAGGCATATCTATGTAAACATTCCGATATTCCGATTAAACATGCTTTAGATATCATCAATATTACTATTCATCTGAGACAAAATGGAATTTCTGAGACAAAAGAAATTAATGCTACTACCAATAAAATTTGGGCGTATTTAGAAAAACAGGACACTTGGTATGAAAGTGATTTTCGACTTCTTTCTACTATCCTTTATTTCTTCCCTTTAGAAAATATCAAACAATTTACCCAAAAGATTTTAAATAGTATAAAGAAATACCAATCATTTCGCTATGGGAATAATGTACAAATCGGTCTTTTAGTCAACCTTTCTACCATCTATCTTTATAATGGATTAAAGAGAGAATGCGCTGAAATTACTAAGTACATTTACGATTTGTCAAAAAAAGAAAAACGTTATGATTCCCTCGGGCTTTCACAGATTCGACTTGGAATTTGCAAAAATGATAACGAATTAATAAAAAAAGGGATTGCTCTACTACAACTTGCCGATGAAAAAGAGCTAGTAAAATCTCTAAAAGAAGAAATTGAAAAATACCGTTGA
- a CDS encoding competence/damage-inducible protein A, producing the protein MKAEIIAVGTEILTGQIVNTNAQFLSEKLASLGIDVYFQTAVGDNENRLLSVLEIAQGRSNLIILTGGLGPTEDDLTKQTLAKFLGRELNFDSQAVEKLDRFFASRPDYARTPNNERQAQLVEGSTPLLNATGLAVGGLLEVDGVTYVVLPGPPSELKPMVNNELVPLLSTGQKLYSRVLRFFGIGESQLVTILSEMIEQQSDPTIAPYAKTGEVTLRLSTKALSQAEADTKFEAVEKEILAHKTFEGQSLSEIFYGYGDDNSLAQVAFELLKGQGKTISAAESLTAGLFQATLADFAGASSIFSGGFVTYSMEEKSRMLDIPLGDLEKHGVVSAFTAGKMAEQARKLTESDLAISLTGVAGPESLEDHPAGTVFIGLDSAAGTETIKVNIAGRSRRDVRKIAVLHAFNLVRKTLLNS; encoded by the coding sequence ATGAAAGCAGAAATTATTGCTGTGGGCACTGAGATTCTGACCGGTCAGATTGTCAATACCAATGCCCAATTTTTATCTGAAAAACTGGCGAGTCTGGGGATTGATGTCTATTTTCAGACAGCAGTAGGGGACAATGAAAATCGTCTCCTCTCTGTTTTGGAAATTGCTCAAGGACGCAGTAATCTAATTATCCTGACAGGAGGCTTGGGCCCAACAGAGGATGATTTGACCAAGCAGACCTTGGCTAAGTTCTTAGGGCGTGAGCTTAATTTTGACTCACAGGCTGTGGAAAAGCTGGATCGCTTTTTTGCCAGCCGGCCAGATTATGCTCGAACGCCCAACAATGAGCGTCAGGCCCAGCTAGTTGAAGGCTCGACTCCGTTACTAAATGCGACTGGTTTAGCTGTTGGCGGTTTATTGGAAGTTGATGGAGTGACTTATGTAGTCCTGCCTGGTCCGCCTAGCGAGCTCAAGCCTATGGTCAACAACGAGCTGGTTCCCCTCTTATCCACAGGTCAAAAGCTATATTCGAGGGTGCTACGCTTCTTTGGTATCGGCGAGAGTCAGCTAGTGACTATTTTGTCAGAGATGATTGAGCAGCAGAGTGACCCCACCATTGCTCCTTATGCAAAGACGGGAGAGGTTACCCTGCGACTGTCCACCAAGGCTCTGAGTCAGGCAGAAGCTGACACCAAGTTTGAGGCTGTGGAAAAGGAAATTTTGGCACATAAGACTTTTGAAGGTCAGTCGCTGTCAGAGATTTTCTATGGTTATGGAGATGACAATTCCTTGGCTCAGGTGGCTTTTGAGTTGCTGAAGGGTCAAGGGAAGACGATTTCAGCGGCAGAGAGTCTGACAGCTGGCCTCTTTCAAGCGACTTTGGCAGATTTTGCTGGAGCCTCTTCCATTTTTTCAGGTGGCTTTGTCACCTACAGCATGGAGGAAAAGAGCCGGATGCTAGATATACCGTTGGGAGACCTGGAGAAGCACGGTGTTGTTTCGGCTTTTACGGCTGGGAAAATGGCAGAGCAGGCTAGAAAGCTGACTGAAAGCGACTTAGCTATCAGTCTGACAGGTGTGGCAGGCCCAGAGTCGCTGGAAGACCATCCAGCAGGGACTGTTTTTATCGGCTTAGATAGTGCTGCTGGAACAGAAACTATTAAGGTCAATATTGCTGGACGAAGTCGGCGTGATGTGCGGAAAATTGCTGTTCTGCACGCCTTCAACCTAGTACGAAAAACTTTATTAAATAGCTGA
- a CDS encoding DNA-3-methyladenine glycosylase I, producing MTKRCGWVKMNNPLYVAYHDEEWGKPLHDDQKLFELLCMETYQAGLSWETILNKRQAFREAFHFYDAQKIAQMTDADLDGLLGNPDIIRNKMKIYATRANAQAFLAVQKQFGSFNDYIWSFVDFKTINNQIVHYKEAPTKTELSETMSKALKKQGFKFVGPVCVYSFLEAAGLINDHENDCDFNPRKNTV from the coding sequence ATGACCAAACGCTGCGGTTGGGTAAAGATGAACAACCCTTTATATGTGGCCTATCATGATGAGGAGTGGGGCAAGCCCCTCCATGATGATCAGAAGTTATTTGAATTGCTCTGCATGGAGACCTATCAGGCTGGACTTTCTTGGGAGACCATTCTCAATAAACGTCAAGCTTTTCGGGAAGCTTTTCATTTCTATGATGCCCAGAAAATTGCTCAGATGACGGATGCAGATCTGGATGGTTTGTTGGGCAATCCCGACATCATCCGTAACAAGATGAAGATTTATGCAACCAGAGCTAATGCCCAAGCTTTTTTGGCTGTTCAAAAGCAGTTTGGCTCTTTTAATGACTATATCTGGTCCTTTGTAGATTTCAAAACGATTAACAATCAGATTGTCCATTACAAGGAAGCACCTACTAAGACAGAGCTGTCAGAAACTATGTCCAAGGCGCTGAAAAAGCAAGGCTTCAAATTTGTCGGTCCCGTTTGTGTCTATTCATTCCTAGAAGCAGCTGGCCTTATCAACGATCATGAAAATGATTGTGATTTTAATCCACGTAAAAATACCGTTTGA
- the recA gene encoding recombinase RecA, with translation MAKKQKKLDEISKKFGDERQKALDNALKNIEKDFGKGAIMRLGERAEQKVQVMSSGSLALDIALGAGGYPKGRIIEIYGPESSGKTTVALHAVAQAQKEGGIAAFIDAEHALDPSYAAALGVNIDELLLSQPDSGEQGLEIAGKLIDSGAVDLVVVDSVAALVPRAEIDGDIGDSHVGLQARMMSQAMRKLSASINKTKTIAIFINQLREKVGVMFGNPETTPGGRALKFYASVRLDVRGNTQIKGTGDEKDTNVGKETKIKVVKNKVAPPFKEAFVEIMYGEGISKTGELIKIATDLDIIKKAGAWYSYNDEKIGQGSENAKKYLADHPEVFDEIDRQVRVRYGLIDGDDMAEAVGNKADSPVETLEEVTLDLDDAIEIEE, from the coding sequence ATGGCAAAGAAACAAAAAAAATTAGACGAAATCTCAAAGAAATTCGGCGATGAGCGCCAAAAAGCCTTGGATAATGCTCTTAAAAACATTGAAAAGGATTTTGGTAAGGGAGCCATTATGCGTCTTGGCGAGCGGGCAGAGCAAAAGGTTCAAGTTATGAGTTCTGGCTCTTTGGCCTTGGATATTGCCCTTGGTGCTGGTGGTTACCCTAAGGGACGGATTATTGAAATCTATGGTCCAGAGTCTTCTGGTAAGACAACCGTTGCTCTTCACGCTGTTGCTCAAGCGCAAAAAGAAGGTGGTATCGCAGCCTTTATCGACGCTGAGCATGCTTTGGATCCGTCATACGCGGCTGCTCTGGGTGTTAATATTGATGAGTTGCTGCTGTCTCAACCTGATTCTGGAGAACAGGGACTGGAAATTGCTGGCAAGCTGATTGACTCAGGGGCGGTGGACTTGGTGGTTGTGGACTCAGTTGCAGCCCTTGTACCGCGTGCAGAAATCGATGGCGATATCGGTGACAGTCATGTCGGCTTGCAGGCTCGGATGATGAGCCAGGCTATGCGCAAACTGTCTGCTTCTATCAACAAAACGAAGACGATTGCGATTTTCATTAACCAGCTGCGCGAAAAAGTTGGCGTTATGTTTGGTAATCCTGAAACAACACCAGGTGGCCGTGCACTGAAGTTCTATGCTTCTGTCCGTCTGGATGTCCGTGGTAATACTCAAATCAAAGGAACTGGTGATGAGAAGGATACCAATGTCGGTAAAGAAACCAAGATCAAGGTCGTTAAAAACAAGGTAGCTCCGCCATTCAAAGAAGCCTTCGTGGAAATCATGTACGGAGAAGGTATTTCTAAGACAGGTGAGCTGATTAAGATTGCGACTGATTTGGATATCATCAAAAAAGCTGGTGCTTGGTACTCCTACAATGATGAAAAAATCGGCCAAGGTTCTGAAAATGCTAAGAAGTACTTAGCTGATCATCCAGAAGTCTTTGATGAAATTGACCGTCAGGTTCGTGTCCGCTACGGTTTGATTGATGGAGACGATATGGCAGAAGCGGTTGGCAATAAGGCTGACAGCCCAGTAGAAACGCTGGAAGAAGTGACTCTAGATTTGGACGATGCCATTGAAATTGAAGAGTAA
- a CDS encoding zinc ribbon domain-containing protein — protein sequence MGFCINCGQTLAEGAHFCSNCGVAIGETTTRASQRQTVYDGELYKCPNCAERLDSFMTVCPTCGYELRGAKGASVVKEFAEKLEQIESIRIDTNKVYSFIGDMFGKFNKTDEQKINLIRSFSIPNTKEDILEFMILAASNIDLKLYGAEGNNVSSQRAISDAWLAKFEQAYEKARFSFPNSPDFIKIKELYGQRMKQLNKVKRGKKLVFVSIILAYIFFMIFVGIMAYLDR from the coding sequence ATGGGATTTTGTATAAACTGTGGGCAAACACTTGCTGAGGGAGCTCATTTTTGTAGTAATTGTGGAGTTGCAATAGGAGAAACAACCACAAGAGCATCGCAACGGCAAACAGTATATGATGGTGAATTATACAAATGTCCGAATTGTGCTGAAAGGCTGGATTCTTTTATGACCGTTTGTCCCACTTGCGGATATGAATTGAGAGGAGCGAAGGGAGCTTCTGTCGTGAAAGAGTTTGCTGAAAAACTTGAACAAATTGAAAGTATACGTATAGATACGAACAAAGTATACTCATTTATAGGGGATATGTTTGGTAAGTTTAACAAAACTGATGAACAAAAAATAAACTTGATTCGTAGTTTTTCTATTCCCAATACTAAAGAAGATATTCTAGAATTTATGATTTTGGCCGCTTCAAATATCGATTTAAAATTATATGGGGCTGAAGGGAATAATGTATCTTCCCAAAGAGCTATCTCGGATGCCTGGTTGGCTAAGTTTGAACAGGCTTATGAAAAAGCCCGTTTCAGTTTCCCTAATTCTCCAGACTTTATTAAAATTAAAGAACTTTATGGACAAAGGATGAAACAATTGAATAAAGTAAAAAGGGGGAAAAAACTAGTCTTTGTCAGTATCATTTTAGCATATATTTTCTTTATGATTTTTGTAGGTATTATGGCATATTTAGATCGATGA
- the spx gene encoding transcriptional regulator Spx: MITIYTVSSCTSCKKAKTWLNAHQLTYKEQNLGKEGITKEELLDILTKTENGIASIVSSKNRYAKGLGVDIEELSVNEVLDIIMETPRILKSPILVDDKRLQVGYKEDDIRAFLPRSVRNVENAEARLRAAL, from the coding sequence ATGATCACAATCTATACTGTCTCAAGTTGTACTAGTTGTAAAAAAGCAAAAACCTGGCTAAACGCTCATCAATTAACTTATAAAGAACAAAATTTAGGAAAAGAAGGCATCACCAAAGAGGAACTTCTGGATATTTTAACCAAAACAGAAAATGGTATCGCGAGCATTGTTTCATCAAAAAACCGCTATGCTAAAGGTTTGGGTGTTGACATTGAAGAGTTGAGTGTCAATGAAGTTCTTGACATCATCATGGAGACCCCGCGTATTTTGAAAAGTCCTATCTTAGTGGATGATAAACGTCTCCAAGTTGGTTACAAAGAAGATGATATCCGTGCTTTTCTGCCACGTTCTGTTCGCAATGTTGAAAATGCAGAAGCTCGTCTGCGGGCAGCTCTCTAA
- the ruvA gene encoding Holliday junction branch migration protein RuvA → MYEYFKGIISKITAKYIVLEVNSIGYILHVANPYAYSGHLHQEAKVYVHQVVREDTELLYGFATEEEKQLFLSLISVSGIGPVSALAIIAADDNAGLVQAIEQKNITYLTKFPKIGKKTAQQMVLDLEGKVVAADGLAESKAPVQTVDNQELEEAMEAMLALGYKATELKKIKKFFEGTTDTAENYIKSALKMLVK, encoded by the coding sequence ATGTACGAATATTTTAAAGGAATCATCAGTAAAATAACAGCCAAGTACATTGTGTTGGAAGTCAACTCTATCGGCTATATTCTTCATGTAGCTAATCCTTATGCTTACTCAGGACATCTCCATCAGGAAGCCAAGGTCTATGTGCACCAGGTGGTGAGAGAAGACACGGAGCTCCTTTACGGCTTTGCGACCGAGGAGGAGAAGCAACTCTTTCTCAGCTTGATTTCAGTCTCAGGCATCGGCCCAGTGTCTGCTCTGGCTATTATTGCGGCGGATGATAATGCTGGCTTAGTGCAGGCCATTGAGCAGAAAAACATCACCTATCTGACCAAGTTTCCTAAGATTGGCAAGAAAACTGCCCAGCAGATGGTGCTGGACTTGGAAGGCAAGGTAGTGGCGGCGGATGGTCTGGCAGAAAGCAAGGCACCTGTCCAGACTGTGGATAATCAGGAGCTGGAAGAAGCCATGGAAGCCATGCTGGCTCTGGGCTACAAAGCTACTGAACTCAAGAAAATCAAGAAATTCTTTGAAGGAACGACGGATACAGCAGAAAACTATATCAAGTCTGCTCTTAAGATGTTGGTGAAATAG
- a CDS encoding SPFH domain-containing protein, whose protein sequence is MGLFAKNSRTGGFMDEIRCDEVSYLIWKWHPAGVKQGVGKRENAIRWGSSLRVKDGEVAVFVYKQKDSTLQDFIVGPYDQTIKTSNFPVLASIVGLAYEGGTPFPAEVYFINLSQIIQVKFAVPFFDVYDPRFLDFGVPVAVRGTINFKITDYKEFIKLHRLNTFNLDDFQKQIRDAVARYAKHIVTNAPTENNIPVINLESKISQINEALEHDVMKRLKENFGVTVSSLDIAAIEIDKSSQGYQQLMLVTKDVTTAKIQAETTDYVERIRIQREEGQYAQHKQTQSANLGAFQVEKQSEVGIAGADALGQMGANGSGTVSLGGDAGFNPAAMMAGMAVGGAVGQNIAGAMNNMMSGNSQKQSVVSPPPIPTTAYHIAVNGQASGPYDKNTLTQMSLSGQFLPSTLVWKPGMAEWMRADTVDDLKGLFMPPVPPVE, encoded by the coding sequence ATGGGATTGTTTGCTAAAAACAGCCGCACAGGCGGTTTCATGGATGAAATTCGTTGCGATGAAGTGTCCTATTTGATATGGAAGTGGCACCCTGCAGGAGTGAAACAGGGTGTAGGTAAGAGAGAAAATGCCATTCGTTGGGGTTCTTCTCTGCGAGTCAAAGATGGAGAGGTTGCTGTCTTTGTCTATAAACAAAAAGATAGTACACTGCAGGACTTTATTGTGGGTCCATATGATCAGACTATTAAGACTTCTAACTTTCCTGTGCTGGCAAGCATAGTAGGTCTGGCTTATGAAGGTGGCACACCATTTCCGGCAGAAGTCTATTTCATAAATCTTTCGCAAATTATTCAAGTCAAGTTTGCAGTGCCGTTTTTTGATGTCTATGATCCAAGGTTTTTAGACTTTGGTGTTCCTGTTGCGGTTCGTGGTACGATTAATTTTAAAATTACTGATTATAAAGAATTTATCAAGTTACACAGGCTGAATACTTTTAATCTTGATGATTTTCAAAAGCAAATTCGGGATGCTGTAGCCCGATATGCTAAACATATTGTAACGAATGCTCCTACAGAGAATAACATTCCTGTTATTAATCTTGAAAGCAAAATTTCACAAATTAATGAAGCTCTTGAACATGATGTCATGAAAAGATTAAAGGAGAATTTTGGTGTCACTGTTTCAAGTCTTGATATAGCTGCAATAGAGATTGATAAATCAAGTCAAGGCTATCAACAGCTTATGTTGGTTACCAAGGATGTTACCACAGCTAAAATACAAGCGGAAACTACTGACTATGTTGAACGGATACGTATCCAACGTGAAGAAGGACAATATGCTCAGCACAAGCAAACACAATCTGCAAACTTAGGTGCATTTCAAGTCGAAAAGCAGTCCGAAGTTGGTATTGCTGGCGCTGATGCATTGGGCCAAATGGGCGCTAATGGTTCGGGAACAGTTTCTCTGGGAGGCGATGCAGGCTTCAACCCCGCTGCTATGATGGCAGGAATGGCAGTAGGAGGTGCTGTAGGCCAAAATATTGCTGGAGCTATGAATAATATGATGTCAGGCAACTCCCAAAAACAGTCAGTTGTTTCACCTCCTCCGATTCCAACAACTGCTTACCATATTGCTGTCAACGGACAAGCATCTGGGCCTTATGATAAAAATACTCTAACACAAATGTCTCTATCAGGGCAGTTCCTCCCTTCAACCTTAGTCTGGAAACCAGGAATGGCAGAATGGATGAGAGCAGATACAGTTGATGATTTGAAAGGGCTGTTTATGCCTCCCGTTCCGCCAGTAGAATAA
- a CDS encoding bacteriocin immunity protein, whose product MRKAKEKELLHLLQEVYHLDTTKKDEKFSQLILSTVYKIENGKNASIECVRLIPFLNQYLLSAPSKELVDLQTFLQRESNFYRGWISFFSWF is encoded by the coding sequence GTGAGAAAAGCTAAAGAAAAAGAGCTTTTACATCTATTGCAAGAAGTATACCATTTAGATACGACTAAAAAGGATGAGAAATTTTCACAGCTAATCTTATCTACTGTTTATAAGATTGAAAATGGTAAGAATGCTTCAATTGAGTGTGTCCGTCTAATCCCTTTTTTAAATCAGTATCTATTGTCTGCCCCTTCAAAAGAATTAGTAGACTTACAGACCTTCTTGCAAAGGGAAAGTAATTTTTACAGGGGCTGGATTAGTTTTTTTAGCTGGTTTTAG
- the mutL gene encoding DNA mismatch repair endonuclease MutL, whose translation MSKIIELPEILANQIAAGEVIERPSSVVKELVENSIDAGASQITIEIEEAGLKSIQVTDNGEGIDHEDVPLALRRHATSKIKKQADLFRIRTLGFRGEAIPSIASVSRFTIETATETGQHGTLLIAQGGEIEEHEPTSSPVGTKIKIEDLFFNTPARLKYMKSQQAELSHIVDVINRLSLAHPEVAFTLISDSREMTRTAGSGNLRQAIAGIYGLATAKKMVEISASDLDFEVSGYVSLPELTRANRNYITILINGRYIKNFLLNRAILDGYGSKLMVGRFPLAVINIQIDPYLADVNVHPTKQEVRISKERELMALVSQAIATSLKEQDLIPDALGNLAKSTVKRASKPEQTSLPLKENRLYYDKEQNDFLLKPQVAEQQVSFEESAKPGHEATDEKAEPQSTSVKFAERKPVSYDQLDHPELDQASLERAVDKLEQEEKSSFPELEYFGQMHGTYLFAQGKGGLYIIDQHAAQERVKYEYYREKIGDVDNSQQQLLVPYIFEFPADDMLRIKQRMELLEDAGIFLEEYGANQFILREHPIWFKEEEIEAGIYEMCDMLLLTKEVSIKKYRAELAIMMSCKRSIKANHSLDDYSARDLLFQLSQCDNPYNCPHGRPVLVNFTKSDMEKMFRRIQENHTSLRELGKY comes from the coding sequence ATGTCAAAAATTATCGAACTTCCAGAAATTCTAGCCAATCAGATTGCGGCCGGTGAGGTCATTGAGCGGCCTAGCAGCGTGGTCAAGGAGCTGGTGGAAAATTCAATTGATGCGGGTGCCAGTCAGATTACTATCGAAATCGAAGAAGCTGGACTTAAGAGTATTCAAGTGACGGACAATGGCGAGGGCATTGACCACGAAGATGTTCCTCTGGCTCTTCGACGCCATGCTACCAGTAAAATCAAGAAGCAGGCGGATCTCTTTCGAATTCGGACGCTGGGTTTTCGTGGTGAGGCCATTCCTTCCATTGCTTCTGTCTCACGTTTTACCATTGAGACTGCAACAGAGACTGGCCAGCACGGGACTCTACTAATTGCCCAAGGCGGTGAGATTGAAGAGCATGAGCCTACCAGCAGTCCGGTGGGAACGAAAATCAAGATAGAAGATCTTTTCTTTAATACTCCAGCCCGACTCAAGTATATGAAGAGCCAGCAGGCTGAGCTGTCCCATATCGTTGATGTGATTAATCGGCTCAGTCTGGCCCATCCAGAAGTGGCTTTCACCCTTATCAGCGACAGCCGCGAAATGACACGGACTGCCGGCAGTGGCAATCTTCGGCAGGCTATTGCAGGCATCTATGGTTTGGCAACAGCTAAGAAAATGGTGGAAATCTCTGCTTCGGATTTGGACTTTGAGGTGAGTGGCTATGTCAGCTTGCCTGAGCTGACTCGTGCAAATCGGAATTATATTACGATCCTTATCAACGGCCGCTATATTAAGAATTTCCTGCTCAATCGTGCTATTTTGGACGGCTACGGCAGCAAGCTTATGGTAGGCCGCTTTCCACTCGCGGTCATCAATATTCAGATTGACCCCTATCTGGCTGATGTCAATGTCCATCCGACCAAGCAAGAGGTGCGGATTTCTAAAGAGCGGGAACTCATGGCCTTGGTTTCGCAAGCCATTGCGACCAGTCTCAAGGAGCAAGACCTTATCCCGGATGCTTTGGGAAACCTAGCCAAATCAACTGTTAAGCGTGCCAGTAAGCCTGAACAGACCAGTCTTCCGCTGAAGGAAAATCGCCTCTACTACGATAAGGAGCAGAATGACTTCTTACTCAAGCCACAGGTGGCAGAGCAGCAGGTATCCTTTGAAGAGTCAGCAAAGCCTGGCCATGAAGCGACAGATGAAAAAGCAGAACCGCAATCGACTTCGGTCAAATTCGCAGAGAGAAAGCCGGTCAGCTATGACCAGCTAGACCATCCAGAGCTAGACCAGGCCAGTCTGGAGCGGGCTGTGGATAAGTTGGAACAGGAAGAGAAGTCAAGCTTCCCAGAGTTAGAATATTTCGGCCAGATGCATGGTACCTATCTCTTTGCTCAGGGCAAGGGCGGTCTTTACATTATTGACCAGCATGCTGCCCAAGAGCGGGTCAAGTATGAGTATTATCGGGAGAAGATAGGGGATGTGGACAATAGCCAGCAGCAGCTCTTAGTGCCCTATATCTTTGAATTTCCAGCAGACGATATGTTGCGAATCAAGCAGCGGATGGAGCTGTTAGAAGATGCTGGCATCTTTTTAGAAGAGTACGGAGCCAATCAATTTATTCTCCGCGAGCATCCCATTTGGTTCAAGGAAGAGGAGATTGAGGCCGGCATCTATGAGATGTGTGATATGCTTCTCCTGACCAAGGAAGTTTCCATCAAGAAATATCGAGCAGAGCTGGCCATTATGATGAGCTGCAAACGCTCCATCAAGGCCAATCACAGTCTGGATGACTACTCTGCGCGTGACTTGCTCTTTCAGCTGTCCCAGTGTGACAATCCTTACAACTGCCCACACGGCCGACCAGTCTTGGTCAACTTTACCAAGTCGGATATGGAAAAAATGTTCCGCCGCATTCAGGAAAATCATACTAGCCTGCGGGAGTTGGGGAAATACTAA
- a CDS encoding RDD family protein: MKLKTDNPIPVKTRLKELLGDWLFISFYLISLFLLAMGFYNLVLGGIPVFTEAQSQLLAFSTSVLPLTIIFAWLDYRKGSFGKRWAGLQLIYKHRSFAQSLLRSAIKFFPWQLGHMGAIRSAYQADALSIFLSTSAGILFLIFLLTGLLRKDKRHPADLLAGTQVQLKH, from the coding sequence ATGAAACTAAAAACTGACAATCCCATACCAGTCAAAACTCGTCTGAAAGAACTGCTTGGAGACTGGCTCTTCATCTCATTCTATCTCATTTCTCTTTTTTTACTAGCTATGGGTTTTTACAATCTGGTTCTAGGAGGCATTCCTGTATTCACTGAAGCCCAGAGCCAGCTTCTGGCTTTTTCTACCTCAGTCCTGCCTCTAACTATCATCTTTGCTTGGCTAGACTATAGAAAAGGCAGTTTTGGCAAGCGTTGGGCAGGTTTACAGTTGATTTACAAGCATAGGAGCTTTGCCCAAAGCCTTTTGCGCTCTGCTATCAAGTTTTTCCCTTGGCAGCTGGGACATATGGGAGCTATCCGTAGTGCTTATCAAGCAGATGCCCTGTCAATTTTCTTGTCAACTTCAGCAGGTATTCTCTTCTTGATTTTTCTGCTGACGGGACTGCTTCGCAAGGACAAACGCCATCCAGCTGATTTGCTTGCTGGAACACAAGTTCAGCTCAAACATTAA